From one Nitrosococcus halophilus Nc 4 genomic stretch:
- a CDS encoding M24 family metallopeptidase: MRILAEQEIEKRNGQVMRFFSDREFEERVHQVRKKMAERKIDAVIITNPENIYYLTGLNHQGYFAYTSLLLPLDKEPVLIIRAMEKAIIDDMVVPTVKSYLYSDGIAPLPKARHRDEDLTLSAPMEGPEAGGLHPWSMSLGVSIQSDEEELKDYSAPVKATCQALRHLGLTSAHVAFEKSSSFLPYKIAEAFVTKMADVKWSDAEDLVTECRIVQSPAELECTRKAAEISDAMMMSGIAMAGPGVSSRNVMGAIYQTMILRGGTYPAFVPLVRSTRTLSHEHGTWDEWNANILQDEDLLFLEMAGCYWRYHAPIGRLVHIGKISPKAEKAYETCLEALYRAAEALKPGVTADSVYKAWQRRVDRAGLSHYRRHHCGYIVGIGFPPSWSGSGIPKGLREGSNMIIQKGMVFHLMSWLLRTGEGDAFFSDTVVVTDKGGEFLTRTPRELDVR; this comes from the coding sequence ATGAGAATTTTGGCGGAACAGGAAATAGAAAAGAGGAATGGACAGGTGATGAGATTTTTTTCGGACAGGGAATTCGAAGAAAGAGTCCATCAGGTTCGGAAAAAAATGGCAGAGCGGAAGATTGATGCCGTCATTATTACCAATCCTGAAAACATTTACTATCTCACGGGCCTCAATCATCAAGGCTATTTTGCCTATACCTCTTTGTTGTTGCCCCTCGACAAGGAACCTGTTCTGATCATCCGGGCGATGGAGAAAGCCATTATCGATGATATGGTAGTTCCCACGGTAAAGTCCTACCTCTACTCAGACGGCATTGCCCCTTTGCCCAAGGCCAGACACCGGGACGAAGACCTCACCTTGAGCGCCCCCATGGAGGGTCCCGAGGCAGGCGGATTGCATCCCTGGTCCATGAGCTTAGGAGTCTCCATTCAAAGCGATGAAGAAGAGCTTAAGGATTATTCGGCGCCGGTGAAGGCCACCTGTCAAGCCCTCCGTCATTTAGGACTGACCTCTGCCCACGTGGCTTTTGAAAAAAGTAGTTCCTTTCTGCCCTACAAAATCGCGGAGGCCTTCGTGACCAAAATGGCCGATGTGAAATGGTCTGACGCGGAGGATCTGGTCACCGAATGCCGGATTGTCCAATCCCCGGCCGAGTTGGAATGCACCCGAAAGGCTGCCGAAATTTCCGATGCCATGATGATGTCTGGGATTGCCATGGCCGGTCCCGGAGTCTCTAGCCGTAATGTGATGGGGGCCATCTATCAAACCATGATCCTACGGGGAGGCACCTATCCTGCCTTTGTCCCCCTGGTACGGTCCACCCGCACACTGTCCCACGAACATGGGACCTGGGACGAATGGAACGCAAACATATTACAGGACGAAGATCTTTTGTTTCTGGAAATGGCCGGCTGTTACTGGCGTTATCATGCGCCCATTGGACGCCTGGTGCATATTGGGAAAATCTCACCGAAGGCAGAAAAAGCCTATGAGACCTGTCTAGAAGCCTTATATCGTGCAGCAGAAGCCTTAAAACCGGGCGTCACCGCCGATTCCGTCTATAAAGCCTGGCAGCGGCGTGTGGATAGAGCGGGATTGTCCCACTACCGCCGCCATCACTGTGGCTATATTGTGGGTATTGGGTTCCCTCCAAGTTGGTCAGGTTCCGGTATCCCCAAGGGGTTACGGGAAGGCTCTAACATGATTATTCAAAAAGGTATGGTTTTTCACCTTATGTCCTGGCTGCTGCGAACGGGAGAAGGCGACGCCTTTTTCTCCGATACGGTCGTGGTGACGGACAAGGGGGGCGAATTTCTCACCAGGACTCCGCGGGAGCTCGATGTGCGTTAG
- a CDS encoding cold-shock protein codes for MSEQQTGTVKWFNDSKGYGFIQRESGGDLFVHYRSIVGQGHRTLKEGQQVSFVEVQGHKGPQADNVIVL; via the coding sequence ATGTCAGAACAGCAGACAGGAACCGTAAAATGGTTCAATGATTCAAAGGGTTATGGATTTATACAGCGGGAAAGCGGTGGTGATTTATTTGTGCACTACCGTTCCATCGTTGGTCAAGGTCACAGAACCCTCAAGGAAGGTCAACAGGTTAGCTTTGTTGAAGTACAAGGCCATAAAGGTCCTCAAGCCGACAATGTTATTGTTTTATAA
- a CDS encoding RNA recognition motif domain-containing protein, translating to MITLFVRGLPASTTEESLTALFADYGTVRSLTLRKDLFTGQARGTALIDMEGHEARAAIAALDGSEFQGRTIFVGQSKEKKRRGRGGRRRR from the coding sequence ATGATCACACTTTTTGTGCGTGGTTTGCCCGCAAGTACAACCGAGGAGAGCCTTACCGCTTTGTTCGCTGATTACGGTACCGTGCGCTCTTTGACTCTACGTAAAGATTTATTCACTGGCCAAGCACGTGGCACCGCTCTAATCGATATGGAAGGTCATGAAGCCCGCGCTGCTATAGCGGCGTTGGACGGTTCTGAGTTCCAAGGCCGCACCATTTTTGTGGGCCAGAGTAAAGAGAAAAAACGACGCGGCCGCGGTGGCAGGCGCCGCCGCTAA
- a CDS encoding DEAD/DEAH box helicase: MASSPEALSFDGFAISAPILQAIKQVGYETPTQIQARAIPHLLAGCDLMGQAQTGTGKTAAFAIPILNRLALTRKEPQALVLVPTRELAIQVAEAFQTYARYLEDFRVLPIYGGQSMGNQLRQLKRGVHVIVGTPGRIMDHLRRKSLLLDKLTTVVLDEADEMLKMGFIEDVEWILGQMPAKRQTALFSATMPSSVRHIASRHLHSPHDIKIKGKTASLPAINQRYCLVSDFHKLDALTRMLEVEEYDATIIFVRTKIATEELAKKLSARGYAAAALNGDMAQAQREKVVGQLKKNTLDIIVATDVAARGLDVKRISHVVNYDIPYDTGTYIHRIGRTGRAGRTGTATLFVAPRERRMLSAIKKVTGQPLYEMPLPSHQKIIDRRIEQFKQQVMGTLEREDLAEFRHLVQQWVEQENLSPLDVAAALTYSMQRERPLVKPPLAESANHDKALQRPVKKKAKKMSALKTTRRSETKNKKFHKKTIKKQKDFRHSYFNNSHHLSTP; this comes from the coding sequence ATGGCATCTTCTCCAGAAGCCCTATCTTTTGATGGCTTTGCTATCAGCGCCCCTATTCTGCAAGCCATCAAACAGGTAGGGTACGAAACCCCTACCCAGATTCAAGCAAGGGCAATCCCTCATCTTTTAGCAGGCTGTGACCTCATGGGGCAGGCCCAAACCGGCACGGGTAAAACCGCAGCATTTGCTATTCCTATTTTGAACCGACTGGCATTGACGCGGAAAGAGCCCCAAGCGCTGGTGTTAGTTCCAACGCGGGAGCTCGCCATTCAAGTGGCAGAGGCATTCCAAACCTATGCCCGGTATCTGGAAGACTTTCGTGTCCTTCCCATTTACGGCGGCCAATCCATGGGAAATCAGTTGCGCCAACTGAAACGGGGCGTTCACGTCATCGTAGGGACCCCAGGCAGAATTATGGATCACCTGCGGCGCAAAAGTCTGCTCCTAGATAAGTTGACGACGGTAGTCTTAGACGAAGCCGATGAAATGCTAAAAATGGGGTTTATCGAAGATGTGGAGTGGATTCTGGGACAAATGCCTGCGAAGCGGCAGACGGCACTTTTTTCCGCAACCATGCCGAGTTCCGTTCGTCATATCGCAAGCCGCCACTTGCATAGCCCCCATGATATAAAAATTAAGGGAAAAACCGCCTCCCTCCCCGCCATCAATCAGCGCTATTGCCTAGTCTCCGATTTTCATAAATTAGATGCGCTTACCCGGATGCTAGAGGTGGAAGAATATGATGCCACGATTATCTTTGTTCGCACCAAGATTGCGACGGAAGAGCTGGCAAAAAAGCTGTCGGCACGGGGCTATGCGGCAGCAGCACTGAATGGGGATATGGCCCAGGCGCAGCGGGAAAAGGTCGTCGGACAGCTCAAAAAAAATACTCTCGACATCATTGTCGCCACTGATGTGGCCGCCCGTGGCTTGGATGTGAAGCGAATCAGCCATGTCGTCAATTACGACATTCCCTACGATACCGGGACTTATATCCACCGTATTGGCCGTACGGGTCGCGCAGGCCGCACCGGGACAGCCACCCTGTTCGTTGCCCCCCGCGAACGGCGGATGTTGAGCGCTATCAAAAAAGTAACGGGACAACCCCTTTATGAAATGCCATTACCCAGTCACCAGAAAATCATAGACCGGCGTATTGAACAATTTAAACAACAGGTTATGGGAACCTTGGAAAGGGAAGATCTGGCTGAATTCCGCCACTTGGTGCAACAATGGGTTGAACAGGAAAATCTCTCCCCGTTGGATGTAGCCGCGGCATTGACCTATTCCATGCAACGCGAACGTCCGTTAGTCAAGCCTCCGCTAGCGGAATCGGCTAACCATGATAAAGCACTTCAGCGGCCGGTTAAGAAAAAGGCCAAAAAAATGTCCGCTTTAAAGACAACAAGAAGAAGCGAGACAAAAAACAAGAAATTCCATAAAAAGACGATCAAAAAACAAAAAGATTTTCGTCATTCTTATTTCAACAACAGCCACCACCTTTCCACCCCCTAG
- a CDS encoding multicopper oxidase domain-containing protein has protein sequence MVFHIKPGGALLGGLLLLGSLPVSGNDASHWFQLSPFFRGSSAGPAPGAGTVRHYYIAAQEMEWDFAPTDQNLLHCSDRQNPCSLPEPWANSHTFPAVRYVEYTDETFTTLKPQPEWLGILGPIIRAEVGDTVKVHFCNQTANGTYSMHPHGLRYRKDDEGAPYFGVNSTDTLPGAGARIPAGECFDYTWIADEDSGPASGDPSSKVWWYHSHVDTPADTNAGLLGPIIITRYGMANQDGSPRDVDQEFVTAFFIFDKQGGEEAGLMHGINGYVFGNLPGLVAKQGERVRWHVLGMGNEVDLHTPHWHGETVWVGAPHVARRTDVLELLPASMITADMEADNPGEWLYHCHVADHIEAGMSTTYQIVP, from the coding sequence ATGGTATTTCATATCAAACCAGGGGGGGCTCTGTTAGGGGGCCTGTTGCTGCTAGGGTCGCTGCCTGTCAGTGGGAATGACGCCAGCCATTGGTTCCAGCTCTCACCTTTTTTCAGAGGAAGTTCGGCGGGTCCTGCTCCCGGAGCAGGTACCGTTCGGCATTATTACATCGCGGCCCAAGAGATGGAATGGGATTTTGCGCCCACTGATCAAAATCTCCTCCATTGTTCGGATCGACAAAATCCCTGTTCTTTGCCAGAGCCGTGGGCAAATAGCCATACTTTTCCAGCAGTTCGCTACGTAGAGTACACGGATGAAACTTTTACCACCCTTAAACCTCAACCTGAGTGGCTGGGTATTTTGGGGCCTATTATCCGCGCGGAGGTGGGCGACACCGTCAAGGTTCATTTTTGCAATCAGACCGCAAACGGTACCTACAGCATGCACCCCCATGGCCTGCGGTATAGGAAAGATGACGAGGGCGCTCCCTATTTTGGGGTGAATTCGACCGACACTCTCCCAGGAGCAGGAGCCCGTATTCCTGCCGGTGAATGCTTTGATTATACCTGGATCGCCGATGAAGACAGCGGACCCGCCAGCGGTGATCCGTCTTCAAAAGTATGGTGGTACCACTCCCACGTGGATACGCCTGCCGACACCAATGCCGGTCTTCTAGGTCCTATTATTATCACCCGTTATGGCATGGCTAATCAGGATGGCAGCCCGAGGGATGTGGATCAGGAGTTCGTGACAGCTTTCTTTATTTTCGATAAGCAGGGAGGTGAAGAGGCGGGGCTTATGCATGGCATCAATGGATATGTTTTTGGAAATCTCCCCGGATTGGTTGCAAAGCAAGGTGAACGGGTGCGTTGGCATGTGCTTGGGATGGGCAATGAAGTGGATCTCCATACCCCCCACTGGCATGGCGAAACGGTATGGGTGGGGGCGCCCCATGTGGCGCGACGGACGGATGTGTTGGAATTATTGCCTGCCTCGATGATTACGGCCGATATGGAGGCCGATAATCCTGGGGAGTGGCTATACCACTGCCATGTTGCTGACCATATCGAGGCAGGGATGAGTACAACCTACCAAATTGTGCCTTGA
- the hldE gene encoding bifunctional D-glycero-beta-D-manno-heptose-7-phosphate kinase/D-glycero-beta-D-manno-heptose 1-phosphate adenylyltransferase HldE translates to MTHGLPNFTAAQVLIIGDVMLDRYWHGATSRISPEAPVPVVHVTGREERPGGAGNVAVNVAALGAQATLLGLIGTDEAATTLRSLLTRQGVHCRLEGVSNMATITKLRVISHHQQLLRLDFEDGLIPAYSEALLPAYGVALNSRPVVILSDYGKGTLQAPQRLITLGREAGVPILIDPKGADFSRYHGASIITPNLAEFEAVVGPCADDAALVEKGEQLRRQLALEALLITRGEQGMTLLQQGHAPLHLPTEAREVFDVTGAGDTVISVLGAALAAGNTFKEATTLANLAAGIVVGKLGTASVTRDELQRALHPITTRRGILTEEELLPLIHLARSRGERIVMTNGCFDILHPGHVGYLAEARQLGDRLIVAVNDDASVQRLKGKDRPVNNLAQRMAVLSALHDVDWVVPFSEDTPARLIERVLPDILVKGGDYTPEQVAGSKAVVANGGKAIILNYQQGCSTSQIIEAIRKG, encoded by the coding sequence ATGACCCACGGCTTACCTAACTTTACCGCCGCCCAGGTACTGATAATTGGCGATGTAATGTTGGATCGTTACTGGCACGGTGCTACCTCGCGCATCTCGCCAGAGGCTCCTGTGCCCGTGGTCCATGTCACCGGCCGAGAGGAACGGCCTGGTGGGGCAGGCAATGTAGCGGTCAATGTAGCGGCACTAGGGGCTCAGGCGACACTGCTAGGCTTGATCGGCACGGATGAGGCTGCCACTACGCTGCGGTCTTTGCTCACTCGCCAGGGAGTCCACTGCCGCCTGGAAGGTGTTTCCAATATGGCCACGATCACCAAACTGCGAGTAATCAGCCACCACCAACAGCTGCTCCGCTTGGATTTTGAGGACGGGTTAATTCCGGCCTACAGCGAGGCATTACTCCCTGCCTATGGCGTTGCCCTGAACAGCAGACCCGTGGTGATCCTCTCCGATTACGGCAAAGGGACCCTACAAGCGCCTCAACGATTAATCACCCTCGGCCGGGAAGCCGGCGTGCCGATTCTTATCGATCCCAAAGGCGCTGATTTCTCTCGCTATCACGGCGCCAGCATCATCACCCCCAACCTGGCCGAATTTGAAGCCGTGGTAGGGCCTTGCGCCGACGACGCAGCCCTGGTTGAAAAAGGAGAGCAGTTACGGCGACAACTAGCCCTTGAGGCTTTGCTTATTACCCGCGGCGAACAGGGCATGACCCTGTTACAGCAAGGGCACGCCCCCCTTCATCTGCCCACCGAGGCGCGAGAGGTCTTTGATGTCACTGGTGCTGGAGATACCGTGATTTCAGTCCTGGGCGCCGCCCTGGCAGCGGGCAACACCTTTAAGGAGGCTACCACCCTTGCCAATCTAGCCGCGGGGATCGTCGTAGGGAAATTGGGTACGGCCAGTGTGACCCGTGATGAGCTACAAAGGGCTCTCCATCCCATAACCACCCGCCGAGGAATTCTCACTGAGGAAGAACTGCTACCTCTCATCCACCTGGCTCGCAGCCGCGGTGAACGGATTGTGATGACCAATGGCTGTTTTGATATTCTTCATCCAGGCCATGTGGGCTACTTAGCCGAGGCACGCCAACTGGGAGATCGGCTGATTGTGGCCGTTAACGACGATGCCTCGGTCCAACGCCTCAAGGGCAAAGACCGACCGGTGAACAATCTTGCCCAGCGCATGGCAGTTTTGTCGGCGCTCCATGACGTGGACTGGGTCGTCCCCTTCTCAGAGGATACCCCGGCACGGCTAATTGAGCGGGTACTACCCGATATCTTAGTGAAGGGCGGCGACTATACTCCCGAGCAGGTAGCAGGAAGCAAAGCGGTTGTTGCCAACGGCGGAAAAGCCATCATCCTCAATTACCAGCAAGGTTGTTCTACCAGCCAGATCATTGAGGCTATTCGCAAAGGCTAA
- the rfaD gene encoding ADP-glyceromanno-heptose 6-epimerase: MIIVTGGAGFIGSNIIKALNQRGREDILVVDDLTQGEKFINLADCEIWDYWDKEQFLHAIEAEKGFPHPPEAMVHQGACSSTTEWNGRYMMENNYHYSKRLLHYCLERRIPFLYASSAAVYGHGPTFRERRKFEAPRNVYGYSKFLFDQYVRRCLPTAPSQIVGFRYFNVYGPREAHKGSMASVAYHAHCQLKDTGRIKLFEGCDGYGHGEQRRDFIYVADVAAVSLWFLEHPHCSGIFNVGTGQAQTFNEVARAVLAFHGRGEIEYIPFPDHLRGRYQSFTQADISALREAGYTAPFAPVEEGVKTYLDWLRENQG, from the coding sequence TTGATTATAGTCACTGGCGGCGCTGGCTTTATTGGCAGCAATATTATCAAGGCCCTAAATCAGCGCGGGCGCGAAGATATTTTGGTGGTTGATGACCTAACCCAGGGAGAAAAATTTATCAATCTGGCCGACTGTGAGATCTGGGACTATTGGGATAAAGAGCAATTTCTACACGCCATAGAGGCTGAAAAGGGTTTTCCACACCCACCAGAGGCAATGGTGCATCAGGGCGCTTGCAGTTCCACGACGGAATGGAATGGGCGCTATATGATGGAGAACAACTACCACTATTCCAAGCGCCTGCTACATTATTGCCTGGAACGCCGCATCCCCTTCCTTTATGCCTCTAGCGCGGCAGTTTATGGCCATGGCCCGACCTTTCGCGAGCGCCGGAAATTTGAGGCTCCACGCAATGTCTATGGTTACTCTAAGTTTCTCTTCGACCAATACGTCCGGCGTTGCTTACCAACGGCTCCCAGCCAAATCGTTGGCTTTCGCTACTTCAATGTTTATGGTCCCCGGGAAGCCCACAAAGGCTCCATGGCCAGTGTCGCTTACCATGCCCATTGCCAGCTTAAAGATACCGGCCGCATCAAGCTGTTTGAAGGCTGCGATGGCTACGGGCACGGCGAACAACGACGGGATTTCATCTATGTTGCTGATGTGGCTGCGGTCAGCCTCTGGTTCCTGGAACATCCCCATTGCTCAGGGATTTTTAATGTGGGCACAGGCCAGGCCCAAACTTTCAACGAAGTGGCTCGCGCCGTACTTGCCTTTCATGGACGTGGTGAAATTGAGTACATTCCATTCCCCGACCATTTGCGGGGGCGTTATCAAAGTTTTACCCAAGCGGATATCAGCGCCCTACGGGAAGCAGGCTATACTGCGCCTTTCGCCCCGGTTGAGGAAGGGGTGAAAACTTACCTGGACTGGCTGAGGGAAAATCAAGGCTAG